The genomic DNA GGCATGATGCTGAGTTTCATCACCGACAGACAGATGGCCGGCAGAATATTGCCTGAGATCTTATAACGCCTGAGCGACATGCCCATGGCAAACAGTGCCAGGGTTCCGGCCACTTGTCCGAGGCGCGCGACCAGCGTTTCCGGCAGTCCCGTCAATGGCAGGTCCAGCAGATACCACACCCCGCCTGCGGCAATGCCAACGATGATCGGGTTTCCGACGAGGCTCAACGCCGTGGTGCGGAGGGTTTCGGCCAGATTTACATGTCCTTCCGACAGGCCATCCAGCCGCATGGCGCGCTGCTGTAGCAGGGTTCCTGCCAGCATCATCAGCGGCAAATGGATGGAAATCAGCAGAAATACGGCAGCAGCCCCTTCATCGCCATAAGCGGTCAGAACCAGCGGAATGGCGATCAGAACAGTGTTGGCAAAGGCCGCTGACACACCGGCTACGACGCCAGCTCGGGCATCGCGGTGAAACACCCGGCGGATAACCAGCGTGCCAAGCGCCCAGGTGACAACGACGCCGGAAAAATAGCTCGCCCACAGGCTCCAGGGCTGGGCGCCGGTAAAGTCGGCGGTGGCAATGGTGCGGAAAATCAGCAGCGGAACAGCGACGCGAAACACGAAATCGATCAATCCGTCGCCGGTTTCCGGTTTCAGATAAGCGCTGTGCGCCGCCAGCCAGCCAAGGCCGATGAGACCGAAGACCGGCAAGACAATTGTGACAATCAGTTCCAAGGAAAGAATCCTACCAGTGGAGAGGCTCTCTTTATCCGGTTAGCTCTGGAAATGACAAGGACTCTTGCTGGCAATTTCCCCGGTGGAACTGTCCAGGCACGAGCCATTTCTGGCGTGACGCATCATTTTGCATGCATCTCAGCAGGCCGGAATTGTCTGCTGGCCAGCCACTGTTACACGCCACTTCCGGTCGTGACGGCCACGGTGTGAAATGCGCTTGAGCGGTGGGTGCGCATGGCCAGTCAAATGACTAGACATTCAAAAAATAGGCTCTAGGCTGGCAAAAAATGAGTGATTTGCCTGCATCTCATTCCCCGCTCCGGGACGGAATGCTGAAAGGGCAATGAGGGAGCTTTTATG from Pararhizobium sp. IMCC3301 includes the following:
- a CDS encoding AEC family transporter, with the protein product MELIVTIVLPVFGLIGLGWLAAHSAYLKPETGDGLIDFVFRVAVPLLIFRTIATADFTGAQPWSLWASYFSGVVVTWALGTLVIRRVFHRDARAGVVAGVSAAFANTVLIAIPLVLTAYGDEGAAAVFLLISIHLPLMMLAGTLLQQRAMRLDGLSEGHVNLAETLRTTALSLVGNPIIVGIAAGGVWYLLDLPLTGLPETLVARLGQVAGTLALFAMGMSLRRYKISGNILPAICLSVMKLSIMPAVVLVAALYVFPLPVVWVKAMVITAACPVGVNTFLIASYFKTGQALASNAITISTGLGVGTVALWLYIVELVV